Below is a window of Osmerus mordax mitochondrion, complete genome DNA.
CATGAGAGCTACCCCACTTGAATCCCCCCGCAGCACAGAGAGCTCCTTAAGCTCGTCTACCACCACCCAGGAAGTCTCAAACCACCCCCCAGACACCCACCCCGCCGTCATCACAACCACTAAGAGGTAGCTCACTACATACCCTAGAACAGACCAGTCGCCCCACGCCTCCGGGTATGGCTCTGCAGCTAAAGCCGCAGAGTATGCAAACACGACCAGTATCCCCCCCAAATAGATTAAAAAAAGGACTAAGGACAGAAAGGACCCCCCGCACCCCACTAAAACACCACACCCCGCTCCAGCTGCCACCACCAACCCTAGCGCAGCAAAGTACGGGGCGGGATTAGATGCCACAGCAATTAAGCCCAAAACTAACCCAAATAAAAATAAAGACACAAAATAAGTCATAATTCCTGCCAGGACTTTAACCAGGACCAGTGACTTGAAAAACCACCGTTGTTAATTCAACTACAAGAACCTTAATGGCCAACCTTCGGAAAACCCACCCCCTCCTAAAAATTACCAATGACGCCCTAGTTGATCTACCTGCACCCTCCAATATTTCTGTGTGATGAAATTTTGGCTCCCTTCTCGGGCTCTGCCTAATTATTCAAATCCTCACAGGCCTATTTCTAGCTATACACTATACTGCCGAGACTGCCACAGCCTTCTCCTCCGTCGTTCACCTCTGCCGAGATGTCAACTACGGCTGATTAATTCGGAACATGCACGCTAACGGAGCATCCTTCTTCTTTATCTGTATTTATCTTCATATTGGCCGAGGGCTCTACTACGGCTCTTTCCTTTACAAAGAAACCTGAAACATCGGCGTAGTTCTCCTCCTTTTGGTTATAATAACTGCCTTTGTGGGCTATGTCCTTCCCTGAGGACAAATGTCATTCTGAGG
It encodes the following:
- a CDS encoding NADH dehydrogenase subunit 6 yields the protein MTYFVSLFLFGLVLGLIAVASNPAPYFAALGLVVAAGAGCGVLVGCGGSFLSLVLFLIYLGGMLVVFAYSAALAAEPYPEAWGDWSVLGYVVSYLLVVVMTAGWVSGGWFETSWVVVDELKELSVLRGDSSGVALMFSSGGGVLVACAGVLLLTLFVVLELTRGLSRGALRAV